One window of Phalacrocorax carbo chromosome 1, bPhaCar2.1, whole genome shotgun sequence genomic DNA carries:
- the CEP83 gene encoding centrosomal protein of 83 kDa isoform X3 produces the protein MDALGSLLPPVVGNGDTANSQELQKLLIDEKMRCEHHKANYQTIKAEHLRLQEEYTKSQDELKRLLVEKQTVHDKFQFLLAEYREELLSKTQELEKLKIQVLTPQKLELLKAQIQQELESPMTERYRKLENEVEKYRTEYNKLRYEHTFLKSEFEHQKEEHARILEEKKIKYEAEISRLEKDKEELHNQLLSVDPTRDSKRVEALSREKAQLYQKLKGLEAEVAELRAERDNCGVQAESVQRVQIRQLAEMQAVTRSLEAEKKSAELQIDRIEKELQMSHEQNILLTSKLHKSEREVSSLAAKVEELKHSHKLEVTNVKLEAARTKSEVERERNKIQSEMDGLLSDKEILKAAVERHKVLLVEKDRELIRKVQAAKEEVFEKIAALQDEKLELENRLADLEKIKLEQDTWRQSEKDQYEEKLRVVQVAEESSKKELQRLRLKIQQQAIQTEELEEKKHESADLKQQIHDMQLQLATVSQSENDLLESNQKLKEIIERLKQECQHARTQAEKAQLETEKTLEYKRIEWLEEKHMLTQRITEKEEKYNQVKNKLCRAAVAQKKRKTLNDNKQRRMQEKLELLEAKIEELEKENQVLNRQNVSYEEYAHLQKRLKDLQRRHNEFRSLILNPNIPSLNPEEQHQRELSLLRKRLEELETTQRKQLQDLGPSRERAMVGTYRDLARNKVAGEGDAQSEDSK, from the exons ATGGATGCTTTGGGCAGTCTCCTTCCTCCTGTGGTTGGAAATGGTGATACAGCCAATTCACAAGAATTACAAAAACTTCTGATTGATGAAAAAATGCGATGTGAACACCATAAAGCAAACTATCAAACCATAAAGGCAGAACATCTAAG ATTACAGGAGGAATATACAAAATCACAAGATGAACTGAAGCGGTTGTTAGTTGAAAAGCAGACTGTACATGacaaatttcagtttcttcttgcTGAATATCGAGAGGAGTTGCTAAGTAAAACACAAGAGCTGGAAAAACTGAAGATACAG GTGCTAACTCCTCAAAAATTAGAATTGTTAAAGGCACAAATACAGCAGGAATTGGAATCTCCTATGACAGAACGTTATCGGAAGCTAGAAAAT gaggtggaaaaatacagaacagaataTAACAAACTTCGTTATGAACATACTTTTCTGAAATCAGAATTTGAACATCAAAAGGAAGAACATGCACGTATtttagaagagaagaaaataaaatatgaggCTGAG ATTTCAAGGCtggaaaaagataaagaagAACTCCATAATCAGCTGCTTAGTGTTGATCCCACGAGGGACAGTAAACGTGTGGAGGCACTCTCTAGAGAAAAAGCACAACTGTATCAGAAATTAAAAGGCTTAGAAGCAGAAGTAGCAGAACTGAGAGCAGAAAGAGACAATTGTGGTGTGCAAGCAGAAAGTGTTCAGAGAGTACAAATACGACAGTTAGCTGAGATGCAGGCTGTTACAAGGTCTTTAGAG GCAGAAAAGAAGTCTGCTGAACTACAGATTGATCGAATTGAGAAAGAACTGCAGATGAGTCATGAGCAAAACATTCTCTTAACTAGCAAACTTCACAAATCTGAACGAGAAGTCAGTTCCTTAGCTGCTAAA GTAGAAGAACTTAAACATTCACATAAATTGGAAGTAACAAATGTCAAACTGGAGGCAGCAAGAACAAAGAGTGAGgtagaaagagagagaaacaagatTCAAAGTGAAATGGATG GATTGCTGTCAGACAAGGAAATTCTTAAGGCAGCTGTTGAACGTCATAAGGTGCTTTTAGTAGAAAAGGATCGGGAGCTAATTCGTAAAGTGCAAGCTGCCAAAGAGGAAGTTTTTGAAAAAATTGCAGCCTTACAGGATGAAAA GTTAGAACTCGAGAACAGATTAGCTGATCTAGAGAAGATTAAACTGGAACAAGATACTTGGAGACAGTCTGAAAAGGATCAGTATGAAGAGAAGCTACGTGTTGTACAGGTGGCAGAAGAATCTAGCAAAAAGGAACTTCAGCGTTTGCG attaaaaattcAACAGCAAGCTATTCAGACAGAGGaattggaagaaaagaaacacgAAAGTGCTGATCTGAAACAG CAAATCCATGACATGCAACTCCAACTTGCCACAGTTTCTCAATCGGAAAATGATTTACTGGAGTCTAATCAGAAGCTGAAGGAGATAATAGAAAGATTGAAACAAGAATGTCAACATGCAAGGACTCAGGCAGAAAAAGCTCAACTGGAAAcagagaa GACTTTAGAATACAAACGTATTGAATGGCTGGAGGAGAAGCATATGCTTACTCAGCGCAtcacagagaaagaagagaaatacaACCAAGTGAAGAACAAGCTATGTCGAGCTGCGGTTGCGCAGAAAAAG AGGAAGACTCTCAATGATAATAAACAAAGGAGGATGCAAGAGAAACTAGAACTTTTGGAAGCCAAGATAGAAgagctagaaaaagaaaatcaggtgCTAAATAG GCAAAATGTTTCCTATGAAGAATATGCACACCTCCAGAAGAGACTGAAGGACTTGCAACGTAGACACAATGAATTCCGGAGTTTAATTCTGAATCCTAACATACCGTCGCTCAATCCA gaGGAACAGCATCAGAGAGAGCTTTCCCTGCTTCGCAAGCGGTTGGAAGAACTAGAAaccacacagagaaaacagctGCAAGATCTTGGACCATCCAGAGAGCGAGCGATGGTGGGCACATACAGGGACTTGGCTAGAAACAAGGTTGCTGGAGAAGGTGACGCGCAAAGTGAGGACTCCAAATAA
- the CEP83 gene encoding centrosomal protein of 83 kDa isoform X2, whose product MDALGSLLPPVVGNGDTANSQELQKLLIDEKMRCEHHKANYQTIKAEHLRLQEEYTKSQDELKRLLVEKQTVHDKFQFLLAEYREELLSKTQELEKLKIQVLTPQKLELLKAQIQQELESPMTERYRKLENEVEKYRTEYNKLRYEHTFLKSEFEHQKEEHARILEEKKIKYEAEISRLEKDKEELHNQLLSVDPTRDSKRVEALSREKAQLYQKLKGLEAEVAELRAERDNCGVQAESVQRVQIRQLAEMQAVTRSLEAEKKSAELQIDRIEKELQMSHEQNILLTSKLHKSEREVSSLAAKVEELKHSHKLEVTNVKLEAARTKSEVERERNKIQSEMDGLLSDKEILKAAVERHKVLLVEKDRELIRKVQAAKEEVFEKIAALQDEKLELENRLADLEKIKLEQDTWRQSEKDQYEEKLRVVQVAEESSKKELQRLRLKIQQQAIQTEELEEKKHESADLKQQIHDMQLQLATVSQSENDLLESNQKLKEIIERLKQECQHARTQAEKAQLETEKTLEYKRIEWLEEKHMLTQRITEKEEKYNQVKNKLCRAAVAQKKRKTLNDNKQRRMQEKLELLEAKIEELEKENQVLNRQNVSYEEYAHLQKRLKDLQRRHNEFRSLILNPNIPSLNPVSILSPSALPPGPEVSFPLLQEEQHQRELSLLRKRLEELETTQRKQLQDLGPSRERAMVGTYRDLARNKVAGEGDAQM is encoded by the exons ATGGATGCTTTGGGCAGTCTCCTTCCTCCTGTGGTTGGAAATGGTGATACAGCCAATTCACAAGAATTACAAAAACTTCTGATTGATGAAAAAATGCGATGTGAACACCATAAAGCAAACTATCAAACCATAAAGGCAGAACATCTAAG ATTACAGGAGGAATATACAAAATCACAAGATGAACTGAAGCGGTTGTTAGTTGAAAAGCAGACTGTACATGacaaatttcagtttcttcttgcTGAATATCGAGAGGAGTTGCTAAGTAAAACACAAGAGCTGGAAAAACTGAAGATACAG GTGCTAACTCCTCAAAAATTAGAATTGTTAAAGGCACAAATACAGCAGGAATTGGAATCTCCTATGACAGAACGTTATCGGAAGCTAGAAAAT gaggtggaaaaatacagaacagaataTAACAAACTTCGTTATGAACATACTTTTCTGAAATCAGAATTTGAACATCAAAAGGAAGAACATGCACGTATtttagaagagaagaaaataaaatatgaggCTGAG ATTTCAAGGCtggaaaaagataaagaagAACTCCATAATCAGCTGCTTAGTGTTGATCCCACGAGGGACAGTAAACGTGTGGAGGCACTCTCTAGAGAAAAAGCACAACTGTATCAGAAATTAAAAGGCTTAGAAGCAGAAGTAGCAGAACTGAGAGCAGAAAGAGACAATTGTGGTGTGCAAGCAGAAAGTGTTCAGAGAGTACAAATACGACAGTTAGCTGAGATGCAGGCTGTTACAAGGTCTTTAGAG GCAGAAAAGAAGTCTGCTGAACTACAGATTGATCGAATTGAGAAAGAACTGCAGATGAGTCATGAGCAAAACATTCTCTTAACTAGCAAACTTCACAAATCTGAACGAGAAGTCAGTTCCTTAGCTGCTAAA GTAGAAGAACTTAAACATTCACATAAATTGGAAGTAACAAATGTCAAACTGGAGGCAGCAAGAACAAAGAGTGAGgtagaaagagagagaaacaagatTCAAAGTGAAATGGATG GATTGCTGTCAGACAAGGAAATTCTTAAGGCAGCTGTTGAACGTCATAAGGTGCTTTTAGTAGAAAAGGATCGGGAGCTAATTCGTAAAGTGCAAGCTGCCAAAGAGGAAGTTTTTGAAAAAATTGCAGCCTTACAGGATGAAAA GTTAGAACTCGAGAACAGATTAGCTGATCTAGAGAAGATTAAACTGGAACAAGATACTTGGAGACAGTCTGAAAAGGATCAGTATGAAGAGAAGCTACGTGTTGTACAGGTGGCAGAAGAATCTAGCAAAAAGGAACTTCAGCGTTTGCG attaaaaattcAACAGCAAGCTATTCAGACAGAGGaattggaagaaaagaaacacgAAAGTGCTGATCTGAAACAG CAAATCCATGACATGCAACTCCAACTTGCCACAGTTTCTCAATCGGAAAATGATTTACTGGAGTCTAATCAGAAGCTGAAGGAGATAATAGAAAGATTGAAACAAGAATGTCAACATGCAAGGACTCAGGCAGAAAAAGCTCAACTGGAAAcagagaa GACTTTAGAATACAAACGTATTGAATGGCTGGAGGAGAAGCATATGCTTACTCAGCGCAtcacagagaaagaagagaaatacaACCAAGTGAAGAACAAGCTATGTCGAGCTGCGGTTGCGCAGAAAAAG AGGAAGACTCTCAATGATAATAAACAAAGGAGGATGCAAGAGAAACTAGAACTTTTGGAAGCCAAGATAGAAgagctagaaaaagaaaatcaggtgCTAAATAG GCAAAATGTTTCCTATGAAGAATATGCACACCTCCAGAAGAGACTGAAGGACTTGCAACGTAGACACAATGAATTCCGGAGTTTAATTCTGAATCCTAACATACCGTCGCTCAATCCAGTCAGTATACTGTCACCATCTGCCTTGCCTCCTGGGCCTGAAGTGTCCTTCCCCCTTCTTCAG gaGGAACAGCATCAGAGAGAGCTTTCCCTGCTTCGCAAGCGGTTGGAAGAACTAGAAaccacacagagaaaacagctGCAAGATCTTGGACCATCCAGAGAGCGAGCGATGGTGGGCACATACAGGGACTTGGCTAGAAACAAGGTTGCTGGAGAAGGTGACGCGCAAA TGTAG
- the CEP83 gene encoding centrosomal protein of 83 kDa isoform X4, whose protein sequence is MDALGSLLPPVVGNGDTANSQELQKLLIDEKMRCEHHKANYQTIKAEHLRLQEEYTKSQDELKRLLVEKQTVHDKFQFLLAEYREELLSKTQELEKLKIQVLTPQKLELLKAQIQQELESPMTERYRKLENEVEKYRTEYNKLRYEHTFLKSEFEHQKEEHARILEEKKIKYEAEISRLEKDKEELHNQLLSVDPTRDSKRVEALSREKAQLYQKLKGLEAEVAELRAERDNCGVQAESVQRVQIRQLAEMQAVTRSLEAEKKSAELQIDRIEKELQMSHEQNILLTSKLHKSEREVSSLAAKVEELKHSHKLEVTNVKLEAARTKSEVERERNKIQSEMDGLLSDKEILKAAVERHKVLLVEKDRELIRKVQAAKEEVFEKIAALQDEKLELENRLADLEKIKLEQDTWRQSEKDQYEEKLRVVQVAEESSKKELQRLRLKIQQQAIQTEELEEKKHESADLKQQIHDMQLQLATVSQSENDLLESNQKLKEIIERLKQECQHARTQAEKAQLETEKTLEYKRIEWLEEKHMLTQRITEKEEKYNQVKNKLCRAAVAQKKRKTLNDNKQRRMQEKLELLEAKIEELEKENQVLNRQNVSYEEYAHLQKRLKDLQRRHNEFRSLILNPNIPSLNPVSILSPSALPPGPEVSFPLLQVVMYYRRNSIRESFPCFASGWKN, encoded by the exons ATGGATGCTTTGGGCAGTCTCCTTCCTCCTGTGGTTGGAAATGGTGATACAGCCAATTCACAAGAATTACAAAAACTTCTGATTGATGAAAAAATGCGATGTGAACACCATAAAGCAAACTATCAAACCATAAAGGCAGAACATCTAAG ATTACAGGAGGAATATACAAAATCACAAGATGAACTGAAGCGGTTGTTAGTTGAAAAGCAGACTGTACATGacaaatttcagtttcttcttgcTGAATATCGAGAGGAGTTGCTAAGTAAAACACAAGAGCTGGAAAAACTGAAGATACAG GTGCTAACTCCTCAAAAATTAGAATTGTTAAAGGCACAAATACAGCAGGAATTGGAATCTCCTATGACAGAACGTTATCGGAAGCTAGAAAAT gaggtggaaaaatacagaacagaataTAACAAACTTCGTTATGAACATACTTTTCTGAAATCAGAATTTGAACATCAAAAGGAAGAACATGCACGTATtttagaagagaagaaaataaaatatgaggCTGAG ATTTCAAGGCtggaaaaagataaagaagAACTCCATAATCAGCTGCTTAGTGTTGATCCCACGAGGGACAGTAAACGTGTGGAGGCACTCTCTAGAGAAAAAGCACAACTGTATCAGAAATTAAAAGGCTTAGAAGCAGAAGTAGCAGAACTGAGAGCAGAAAGAGACAATTGTGGTGTGCAAGCAGAAAGTGTTCAGAGAGTACAAATACGACAGTTAGCTGAGATGCAGGCTGTTACAAGGTCTTTAGAG GCAGAAAAGAAGTCTGCTGAACTACAGATTGATCGAATTGAGAAAGAACTGCAGATGAGTCATGAGCAAAACATTCTCTTAACTAGCAAACTTCACAAATCTGAACGAGAAGTCAGTTCCTTAGCTGCTAAA GTAGAAGAACTTAAACATTCACATAAATTGGAAGTAACAAATGTCAAACTGGAGGCAGCAAGAACAAAGAGTGAGgtagaaagagagagaaacaagatTCAAAGTGAAATGGATG GATTGCTGTCAGACAAGGAAATTCTTAAGGCAGCTGTTGAACGTCATAAGGTGCTTTTAGTAGAAAAGGATCGGGAGCTAATTCGTAAAGTGCAAGCTGCCAAAGAGGAAGTTTTTGAAAAAATTGCAGCCTTACAGGATGAAAA GTTAGAACTCGAGAACAGATTAGCTGATCTAGAGAAGATTAAACTGGAACAAGATACTTGGAGACAGTCTGAAAAGGATCAGTATGAAGAGAAGCTACGTGTTGTACAGGTGGCAGAAGAATCTAGCAAAAAGGAACTTCAGCGTTTGCG attaaaaattcAACAGCAAGCTATTCAGACAGAGGaattggaagaaaagaaacacgAAAGTGCTGATCTGAAACAG CAAATCCATGACATGCAACTCCAACTTGCCACAGTTTCTCAATCGGAAAATGATTTACTGGAGTCTAATCAGAAGCTGAAGGAGATAATAGAAAGATTGAAACAAGAATGTCAACATGCAAGGACTCAGGCAGAAAAAGCTCAACTGGAAAcagagaa GACTTTAGAATACAAACGTATTGAATGGCTGGAGGAGAAGCATATGCTTACTCAGCGCAtcacagagaaagaagagaaatacaACCAAGTGAAGAACAAGCTATGTCGAGCTGCGGTTGCGCAGAAAAAG AGGAAGACTCTCAATGATAATAAACAAAGGAGGATGCAAGAGAAACTAGAACTTTTGGAAGCCAAGATAGAAgagctagaaaaagaaaatcaggtgCTAAATAG GCAAAATGTTTCCTATGAAGAATATGCACACCTCCAGAAGAGACTGAAGGACTTGCAACGTAGACACAATGAATTCCGGAGTTTAATTCTGAATCCTAACATACCGTCGCTCAATCCAGTCAGTATACTGTCACCATCTGCCTTGCCTCCTGGGCCTGAAGTGTCCTTCCCCCTTCTTCAGGTGGTGATGTATTACAG gaGGAACAGCATCAGAGAGAGCTTTCCCTGCTTCGCAAGCGGTTGGAAGAACTAG
- the CEP83 gene encoding centrosomal protein of 83 kDa isoform X1 has protein sequence MDALGSLLPPVVGNGDTANSQELQKLLIDEKMRCEHHKANYQTIKAEHLRLQEEYTKSQDELKRLLVEKQTVHDKFQFLLAEYREELLSKTQELEKLKIQVLTPQKLELLKAQIQQELESPMTERYRKLENEVEKYRTEYNKLRYEHTFLKSEFEHQKEEHARILEEKKIKYEAEISRLEKDKEELHNQLLSVDPTRDSKRVEALSREKAQLYQKLKGLEAEVAELRAERDNCGVQAESVQRVQIRQLAEMQAVTRSLEAEKKSAELQIDRIEKELQMSHEQNILLTSKLHKSEREVSSLAAKVEELKHSHKLEVTNVKLEAARTKSEVERERNKIQSEMDGLLSDKEILKAAVERHKVLLVEKDRELIRKVQAAKEEVFEKIAALQDEKLELENRLADLEKIKLEQDTWRQSEKDQYEEKLRVVQVAEESSKKELQRLRLKIQQQAIQTEELEEKKHESADLKQQIHDMQLQLATVSQSENDLLESNQKLKEIIERLKQECQHARTQAEKAQLETEKTLEYKRIEWLEEKHMLTQRITEKEEKYNQVKNKLCRAAVAQKKRKTLNDNKQRRMQEKLELLEAKIEELEKENQVLNRQNVSYEEYAHLQKRLKDLQRRHNEFRSLILNPNIPSLNPVSILSPSALPPGPEVSFPLLQEEQHQRELSLLRKRLEELETTQRKQLQDLGPSRERAMVGTYRDLARNKVAGEGDAQSEDSK, from the exons ATGGATGCTTTGGGCAGTCTCCTTCCTCCTGTGGTTGGAAATGGTGATACAGCCAATTCACAAGAATTACAAAAACTTCTGATTGATGAAAAAATGCGATGTGAACACCATAAAGCAAACTATCAAACCATAAAGGCAGAACATCTAAG ATTACAGGAGGAATATACAAAATCACAAGATGAACTGAAGCGGTTGTTAGTTGAAAAGCAGACTGTACATGacaaatttcagtttcttcttgcTGAATATCGAGAGGAGTTGCTAAGTAAAACACAAGAGCTGGAAAAACTGAAGATACAG GTGCTAACTCCTCAAAAATTAGAATTGTTAAAGGCACAAATACAGCAGGAATTGGAATCTCCTATGACAGAACGTTATCGGAAGCTAGAAAAT gaggtggaaaaatacagaacagaataTAACAAACTTCGTTATGAACATACTTTTCTGAAATCAGAATTTGAACATCAAAAGGAAGAACATGCACGTATtttagaagagaagaaaataaaatatgaggCTGAG ATTTCAAGGCtggaaaaagataaagaagAACTCCATAATCAGCTGCTTAGTGTTGATCCCACGAGGGACAGTAAACGTGTGGAGGCACTCTCTAGAGAAAAAGCACAACTGTATCAGAAATTAAAAGGCTTAGAAGCAGAAGTAGCAGAACTGAGAGCAGAAAGAGACAATTGTGGTGTGCAAGCAGAAAGTGTTCAGAGAGTACAAATACGACAGTTAGCTGAGATGCAGGCTGTTACAAGGTCTTTAGAG GCAGAAAAGAAGTCTGCTGAACTACAGATTGATCGAATTGAGAAAGAACTGCAGATGAGTCATGAGCAAAACATTCTCTTAACTAGCAAACTTCACAAATCTGAACGAGAAGTCAGTTCCTTAGCTGCTAAA GTAGAAGAACTTAAACATTCACATAAATTGGAAGTAACAAATGTCAAACTGGAGGCAGCAAGAACAAAGAGTGAGgtagaaagagagagaaacaagatTCAAAGTGAAATGGATG GATTGCTGTCAGACAAGGAAATTCTTAAGGCAGCTGTTGAACGTCATAAGGTGCTTTTAGTAGAAAAGGATCGGGAGCTAATTCGTAAAGTGCAAGCTGCCAAAGAGGAAGTTTTTGAAAAAATTGCAGCCTTACAGGATGAAAA GTTAGAACTCGAGAACAGATTAGCTGATCTAGAGAAGATTAAACTGGAACAAGATACTTGGAGACAGTCTGAAAAGGATCAGTATGAAGAGAAGCTACGTGTTGTACAGGTGGCAGAAGAATCTAGCAAAAAGGAACTTCAGCGTTTGCG attaaaaattcAACAGCAAGCTATTCAGACAGAGGaattggaagaaaagaaacacgAAAGTGCTGATCTGAAACAG CAAATCCATGACATGCAACTCCAACTTGCCACAGTTTCTCAATCGGAAAATGATTTACTGGAGTCTAATCAGAAGCTGAAGGAGATAATAGAAAGATTGAAACAAGAATGTCAACATGCAAGGACTCAGGCAGAAAAAGCTCAACTGGAAAcagagaa GACTTTAGAATACAAACGTATTGAATGGCTGGAGGAGAAGCATATGCTTACTCAGCGCAtcacagagaaagaagagaaatacaACCAAGTGAAGAACAAGCTATGTCGAGCTGCGGTTGCGCAGAAAAAG AGGAAGACTCTCAATGATAATAAACAAAGGAGGATGCAAGAGAAACTAGAACTTTTGGAAGCCAAGATAGAAgagctagaaaaagaaaatcaggtgCTAAATAG GCAAAATGTTTCCTATGAAGAATATGCACACCTCCAGAAGAGACTGAAGGACTTGCAACGTAGACACAATGAATTCCGGAGTTTAATTCTGAATCCTAACATACCGTCGCTCAATCCAGTCAGTATACTGTCACCATCTGCCTTGCCTCCTGGGCCTGAAGTGTCCTTCCCCCTTCTTCAG gaGGAACAGCATCAGAGAGAGCTTTCCCTGCTTCGCAAGCGGTTGGAAGAACTAGAAaccacacagagaaaacagctGCAAGATCTTGGACCATCCAGAGAGCGAGCGATGGTGGGCACATACAGGGACTTGGCTAGAAACAAGGTTGCTGGAGAAGGTGACGCGCAAAGTGAGGACTCCAAATAA